Proteins encoded in a region of the Colius striatus isolate bColStr4 chromosome 18, bColStr4.1.hap1, whole genome shotgun sequence genome:
- the APOH gene encoding beta-2-glycoprotein 1: MYLLALATCVAALSHCALAGKVCSRPPEVLFATINVDKSVYDVGEEIEYTCRPGFVPNNGQRKYTCLPTGKWPLNTLLCLPKRCPTPGSLQHGKIDFIDHHYQSSLSFSCEPGYNLVGTRTSQCMADGKWSGTLPQCQPVTCAPPSLPEFGVLSYRRLKPGNVSYFLDTIAFECVPPLAIIGNETATCMENGKWSSIPECKVVTCPTPTGIENGFIEFAVRRTYHYNESVSFACQDSYVLDGPKHSRCEKSGNWSTKPTCKGPCKIPVKKAVVLYNGEKKRVQNDLKEGIQHGETISFFCKNKEKSCAYTVAVPCVDGNLTLPACFKERGFFSSLVKKDPSDMKPCEEEHEPQQYNKPAFNAPFDALRSFFHYWLQQQLLKFNHLSLQGFPHGQHQSNRSPQASCHRPGPGPAALSPSPAASPSNPRKRKRAGPAAGGGRRERGWDRFEQLAARPGRLCAGCSFSAGRGPGPAGPARPPAFSRSQAR, translated from the exons ATGTacctcctggcactggccacgtGTGTAGCTGCTCTGAGCCACTGTGCTCTTGCAGGGAAAG TCTGTTCCAGGCCACCAGAGGTGCTATTTGCCACAATTAATGTAGACAAAAGCGTGTATGATGTGGGTGAGGAAATAGAATATACctgtaggcctgggtttgtgccCAATAATGGCCAAAGGAAGTACACCTGCCTCCCGACTGGCAAGTGGCCTCTCAATACGCTGCTGTGCCTAC CAAAGAGATGTCCCACTCCTGGATCCCTGCAGCATGGAAAAATTGATTTTATAGACCACCACTATCAGAGTTCTCTAAGTTTTTCATGTGAACCAGG ttACAACCTTGTTGGGACAAGAACAAGCCAATGCATGGCAGATGGAAAATGGAGTGGAACTCTCCCACAGTGTCAAC CTGTAACCTGTGCACCTCCCTCACTCCCTGAATTTGGAGTCCTTTCTTACCGTCGCTTAAAACCTGGAAATGTTTCCTATTTCCTGGACAcaattgcttttgaatgtgTACCTCCTCTTGCAATTATTGGGAATGAGACAGCTACCTGCATGGAAAATGGGAAGTGGAGCAGCATTCCAGAGTGCAAGG TTGTCACGTGCCCCACCCCAACGGGAATAGAAAATGGATTCATAGAGTTTGCAGTTCGCAGAACATATCACTATAATGAAAGTGTCAGCTTCGCCTGCCAGGACAGCTACGTGCTGGATGGACCTAAACATTCCCGATGTGAAAAGAGTGGAAACTGGTCCACAAAGCCAACCTGTAAAG GACCATGTAAAATACCAGTTAAGAAAGCTGTGGTGTTATACAATGGTGAGAAGAAAAGAGTTCAGAATGACCTTAAGGAAGGCATTCAGCATGGTGAAACTATATCCTTCTTCTGCAAGAATAAAGAGAAATCCTGTGCCTACACTGTAGCTGTTCCATGTGTGGATGGCAACCTTACTCTCCCTGCCTGTTTCAAAG AACGTGgctttttttcatctcttgtGAAGAAGGACCCATCAGACATGAAACCATGTGAAGAAGAGCACGAACCACAGCA GTACAACAAGCCCGCCTTCAATGCACCGTTTGATGCTCTTCGGAGCTTTTTTCACTActggcttcagcagcagctcctcaaaTTCAACCATCTCAGCCTTCAGGGCTTCCCCCACGGGCAGCACCAGAGCAACCGCTCGCCTCAGGCTTCCTGCCACCgcccggggccgggcccggccgcgCTGTCGCCGTCACCGGCCGCGTCGCCCAGCAACCCGCGGAAACGGAAACGCGCGGGGCCGGCAGCCGGCGGAGGCCGCCGGGAGCGGGGGTGGGATCGGTTTGAACAGTTGGCCGCTCGGCCGGGCCGGCTCTGCGCGGGGTGCTCCTTCTCCGCTGGGAGGGGGCCGGGACCCGCCGGCCCGGCTCGGCCCCCCGCTTTCTCCCGGAGCCAGGCGAGGTAA